The window TTGCACAAGGCTCATCTTCCTCAGGCACATGGAAGAACTCTCTTCTCGTTCACATGCTGCGCTAACAGGCAAGGGTAACCATGGCTAATAGCGCCGCGCTAACAACAGCTATACGACCTTGCACTCGACGCGCTTTAGGGCGGCCGTGGCAAATGCCCGCACCTTTCTATTCATCCTCTGCCAGAGAAAGACAAAGAACAGAAAGAATCAACTGAGCATGTGAGTCCAGAGTTCACATTCGAAATCATCCTCCGTTTATGacatgtttttcacattttagttttttcacatattaaaaaaaatttggttcCTTTCGCTCGTCCATCCGTCTCAACACAACAAGCCCTCGCACGCTGGTTAAGAATATATGTTACAGTACAAAACCTGGTCCACAACCTCACCATCACCCTCAGACTGAATGTAAACAAGCTCTCGCATGGCTTTCGATCCGAACCGGAGTGCATGAACTTCAAAAATGTGTCGTTTTCCAACGTACAGTAACAAAAAAAGCTTTAGCACCTCGGAATCGGTCCTAATGTTAAAAAACATAACTTGTCAAGTACTACAATGCATCAAACAAGTCTCGAACTGCTAGAGTAACTTATACATTTAGTTCACAGCCGTTGAAGTTAGTTTACGTAAAATTAGCTAAACTGGAAAAAAGTTCTGTTGAGTTTCTTTTCAAGGACCGATGCTGGGCGAAAGTGTGTACACAAAAGGGTAAAAAGAGGATTAGTGTGTGTACGCCTAATGCCTGCAGTCGTATCCCAGAGCTCCGAAAAACATTCTCAAAGTGCAAAGCTTACGAATAGCCTTTCACAATCCGCTTCAACCGTTTACTTTACATCTGtgagtaaaataacatttaaattaaaataaatgttctagGCACTACTGAATGTCCAAAGGCATTGCTGTAGATTGAGGAAGAGAGTGCTGGAAAGCAAATCCAAAAGTGATGACTTTGTGAAACACTTCTACGTGGAGATACGGACCCCAGTTGAATAACCAGACAGACGAGCTCCGAGTCTTTCGGCAGAGTTTCTGACAGGGTCCACAAAGACATACGTCAAGACAAATCGTCACTCGAACAGTCTCAAGCCATGATTTTTTGCGGGATCTCTATGGAAGCTTTGAGGAAGATGGAGTTGTCGCGAATGTAGTTCCTCTTCTTGATCTCCTCGTGCGAGATGAACTTGGGGTAACCGAAACCCAGCGTGCTCTCGTCCAGCGAGTttcggctgctgctgctgcacggTTTCTGGAAGTTCTTCCAGTTGGGATCAGGGTTGAAGGTCTCCGTGATATGCTGAGGTTTGGACAGCGACGGGTCACTCTGGTCCAAAATGGAGAAGGTCACCTTGTAGGAGAAGGGCCATTCCAGCAAGCTGTCGTACTCGCCGGGCAGCACGCGGATGTAGATGGACAGATGCGAGCCCTCGCCACTGCCGTTACCGTTCAGGAAGGCGGACACCTGGAGCTTGTAGCCGTAGCGGTGCGTGTAGAAAGGCGGGCTGAAGAACTCGTGGTTGTTGCGGAGTTTGGCCTCCTGCAGCTTGCGCGAGTAGTCGGTCAGTTTCCAGATAAGGACGCCGTCGTGACTCACCGACAGCTCTTCCATGTCACGTCTCAGCTCCATGATTTCCTGCCGCTGCCGTCCCACCAGATTACACATCATGGTCAGGTGGGACTTTGTGCTCTCTTCCAGGTGACGTCCAATTGCCAACTTTGGGCACTATAAACCAGAGCAAAGAAGCATAGTGTGAATTGGCTTGCAGTTCTCATCTGCATAATGCTATTAGCATAACTATAGACCTTGATCATCATTATAGACATCATATTTAATTTGAGACAATAACAATCAGTAAGTCAATGTATcagtgtaataattaaaaaatataaatgtaaataaaacatttttttactgagAATAAACAGCCGTATTCAAAACGTTttcttaaatttgtttaaaaatgtaacgtagataatttaagaataaattatttgataaatcatttaaaaatataaaacatttcaaaattacttgtttttaaataaaccaattttaaatatgtatgtttatttactgttattattttattatctaccTACATTGTTCAGTGTATTActgaaacaataaaatgtaaataaattaataatataataattaataatatacaaacaaacatttaaaaattattatttaatatctgtcaaataataaaatgaaacattaaaaaaataaaagtaaaaaaaaaatagcttctgattattaaataaaacattttaaatatttgtcaatTTGAAAAGTGATTCATTAatcttttactgtttttattttaatttttttacaaatattttactgttacatttaactacatttattacattaaacCGTTGTCCTATGTCTATTTATTTGATCACTTAAAAAGTGatttagtaattattttactgttacatttacttcaagtaaaaatgtaaataaattaatgaagtattttttttacaaagtttttaaaCATGATGaatttaacatgttttaaatattgatttattgtttccatttaaaagtgacttatttgcatttttttaaattataaattaataacttcttttaattttaagtaGCACTGCTATTCTTCTATACTTTCAGGTCTATATACTGCAAGTAAAGGCAAAAGACcagaaatgcataaatgcataaaacttATTTCCCCAAATTCCCTTGATCTCAAAAACTAGAAAAGATGAAATATCATAGAAGACATCCCATCCTTAAGCATCAAAGAATTTGTTTACTAACATGGACACAATTTTTACAGGTGTAAAAAACAGGAAAACTGCATCGGAATCAGGGGAATTCAGTGAAGTTACAGCACAGGACTCACTCTGTGTTTGCAGCCAGCCTCCTTGAAGGGGCAAAGGACCAGCGCACTGCCACAGCTCTCCTTCACGTGGTTGGCCAGATCCTCACGTGCGATGTTCGGGGTGCCGCACTGATTAGGACACTGCACAGGGAAGCGAGGGCAGTGGTACTGGTGGTTCTGGGGGATGAAAGGCAACAGTCAGAATTGACCTGAATCTGTAGGTTGAGCTGGGATTTCTTTAGCAATAACAGCTTGAGCATTGAGGCGTGAGAATTAAAATACGCATGGATTCATGAAATCATCATGAGTTCATCTATAAGAATCACTGAACTCGTGTTCCTGTACCTCAACTGCTGGAGCATGACAccatgggttcagttcccaggaaacacacactGATACATATTTAGGCTTTGGATTAAAGCGTTGGTCAAATATCAGTCATAAATGATGCatcaaaaagcacacacacatacatatatatatatatatatatatatatatatatatataaacttcagctccaattttgtaataatataatattatgtaatattaccacacaaaacaaatgtgaaattaatgtgttatttaataATGAGCTATTCTAATATTTCActgttaaatctaaatatactTAAGAAAatcgaataataataattattattttattttacagtacagctCCAAAATTACAACATTAATATTTATGCCTCTCTTAATTTCTGCATTTTCGAACATTTAACCATTGAGCTTTTACATAgatttttataaatcaataaaaacgcAAAGGAAATGTTAAAGTGTCTCTTCtattaataacagccagtttctAAGCGCTTCTGCTCAATACAAGTTTGGAAAAATGGCTTATGGATGTTTCATTTCCAAATGCACATTATAAGCAGGACCCAAACTTCGAGCAGATGAATAGAGTTCATGCGGAGCAGCATTTACTGAGAACCAAGCTGCTCTGAAACACTGAAAACACAGGATCATGAGCTGCTCGCAtgtcattttattgaaataaattgcaACAGTCGAGATCTAATAATCACACTAAGGCACATTGCaatcattgttttatttgggTTAATATTGCAGCCCTATTCAgtgtaattaaaaacattttatttaacaaaatattcgTGTTTTCTGGATTTTATGCTCAGTAGGCTATCAACCTGTTAGCTTAGAGACATACTAACATCAGAATCCACTGAAATCAACAACAAGTCTAGTTTTTCTTTCAGAGCGTTGAAGTTGGTCACTAATGAGGACAGATGTAGCGAAGCAGCGCACTAGGCTTCAGAACAGAGCTGGTGTGTCCATCAGCCAGGCAGCTGAATCTCACAGTGTTTCCAGGATGTTTACCGCCATGTGTGCGAACGCAGGTGTTATAAGAAGAAGCTAGGCCAGCCCAAGCTGTGGTTGGCACCAAACCCAGAATTTAGTTTGAAAGCCAGTGTTTATGTAGTCACAGGCCCACTGCCATCCCACTCTGTGCAGCCtcaaaacccctttaattcaccACTGAGCGGCTACTGTTCCATTCACACTCGCCGCTGGCCGTGCGCATAGAAAGATCAACAGTCAACACTATCTGCATCCATTTTTCTATCGTACAGATGCAAGGCCACAGCTGAAGTCAGAGTGCTGAAGGATTTCGATGTAGGGGTTTGCTGTGCCGTGTCTCTCACCTGGATGGTGTCGAAGACGAACTCTTTGCCGCAGTACTTGCAGGGCTGTGTGCGTTTGG is drawn from Carassius auratus strain Wakin chromosome 40, ASM336829v1, whole genome shotgun sequence and contains these coding sequences:
- the LOC113058278 gene encoding TNF receptor-associated factor 4-like, translating into MPGFDYKFLEKPKRRFQCPLCSKAMREPVQVSTCGHRFCDTCLQEFLSEGVFKCPEDQLPLDYAKIYPDPELEQQILALPIRCIHSEEGCRWTGQMKQLQSHFSTCAFNVIPCPNRCSVKLTRRDLPEHLQHDCPKRKVKCEFCGSEFTGEAYENHQGICPQESVYCENKCGARMMRRLLSQHTMTECPKRTQPCKYCGKEFVFDTIQNHQYHCPRFPVQCPNQCGTPNIAREDLANHVKESCGSALVLCPFKEAGCKHRCPKLAIGRHLEESTKSHLTMMCNLVGRQRQEIMELRRDMEELSVSHDGVLIWKLTDYSRKLQEAKLRNNHEFFSPPFYTHRYGYKLQVSAFLNGNGSGEGSHLSIYIRVLPGEYDSLLEWPFSYKVTFSILDQSDPSLSKPQHITETFNPDPNWKNFQKPCSSSSRNSLDESTLGFGYPKFISHEEIKKRNYIRDNSIFLKASIEIPQKIMA